Sequence from the Candidatus Woesearchaeota archaeon genome:
TAATTAATATCTGTAAATTTTTCCAACTTCAAATTTAAACCTAATCTCTGATTAATTCTACCATATCTAACATTAATCGAACTATTCAAACTCTCATCCAAAAACTTCTTTCCTTTAGGTTTATATGGCCACCCATAATTCACAATATCCTCAATTTCTTCAAAACCACTTAAATCATCAATTTCTCTTTTAATTTTTTCAGGAAATAAAATCGAAACTAAATCAAAAATCAATTCAAAATTTTTATTTTTTTTTAAAACAAGTTCAGAATACATCCCATTCTTTTTAAAATCTAAAATATTCTTAAAACCATATTTTTCAGGAAAAACTTTAGTAATACCAACAATAGAACTAATTGGAACTAACCACAAAGGTTTTTCATCCTTCATAAGTTAAAAACTAATTTACATATTTATAAACTTAACTTTAAGAAAGAGAATTATTTTTATTTAATTTAAGTTTCCCTGAAATAGGTTCTAAACTCCACTCAAACTCACAATTTTTTTTCAAACAATCCAATAAACTTCTAAAACTAGAATCTGAAACTTTCTCAGAAATAGAATCAACAATAGGTAATTTCAAACAATCATCACCATAAGATTCTTTCAAACAACTAATCGTATCAATAAATTTCGAATCATAACCTGAAAATTTACTCAAATGATTTTTAGACCCTAAATAATTATTACCAAAAGTATAATAATCGCACAAATAATTTCCACCACCAACATTATCACAATTAAAAGGAATAACAATACATCCTAAAGGTAAGTTTTTCATAATAGGATTAGGAACTCTAAGTAAAGTAATAGTTTCATCATTTTTACTTCCTATTAACACCCTACACCCATATTTATTTTCAAAACTAGAATCAATAGAAAGTCCAATAAATAACCCTTTATCAACATAAAAATCTAAAACACCTTTAGAAATAGAATCACCTCCATATAATTTAAATTCCAAATCAAAAATATTAACTCTACCCATTAGTGCATATGAATTTCTTAACTTATATAAGTATCGTTTTCTTAATTAAAAACCACTAAAGATATTAAAAAATGAAAATAAAAATTTATAAACTAAATTAACAAAAAATATGTATGAATAAAAAAGACCAGTTTCAAAATGGATCCAAAAGAATCAAAATTTCTGATTTAAATGAATACATTAAACAAAACAATAACTGGATTCCAACTGGCGAAACAAATAAAAATATTCAAAATTTAATTGAAAAATATTCTAAGAATAACAACCTAAACATTCTTCTTGATGAAGACAATCAAGAATTTTTAAATGGATACTTAAACTCAAATGAATTAATTTCAGGGAAAAGAATAACAATTCTCCCAGACGGAAAAAAACTTGCAAGAGGAGGATTCTCAATATTTGCAAAAAATCTCAAATTCAACAACAATAAAAAATATGAATGGGACATATCCTATGAAAACATATCAGGAACTAAAACATATCTATACTCTGAAGAAAAAATCGAGCATGAAAAAAAGAAAAAAGCATCAATTGTAAATTCATTCATAAGAGAATATCCAACAATCATAGAAAAATTAGAATTTGACCTAAAAAAGAAAAAAACAATTGAACACATAGCACTCTATACACTGATAAAAACATATATTCGAGTAGGAAATATAGAATACTATAACAATCTCTCCCACAAAGGTCTTACAACTCTCCAAAAAGAAGATATAACTATCCATAACAACCGAGTTGAATTCAAATTCATAGGAAAAGATGGAATTGAGCAAGACATAATAAAAGAATTCCCATCATTCTACACAAAACAACTAAAAGAACTTCTTGACAAAAAAAAGAAAAACGATTTTATATTCACAGATAAAAATGGAACTCCAATACACTCGCAAGCATTCTCTAAAATTTTATTCAAATACACTGGAAAACATTTCTATCCACATATCATTCGTTCATACTATGCAGACTCTCAGTGTAGAAAATTTATCCGAAACCATACTGCTCCAATTCCTAAGAAAAAAGTATTGGACAAATTCAAAGAAATAGGTTTAAATCTAGGTCATAAGAAATTTAATAAAACAAAAAACAACTGGGAAACAGACTACAAAGTAACTATCGATAACTATATCAGACCTGAGTATGTAGAAAAAATGAAAAATTTAATTCAGAAAGAATAAAGTTTGCACAAGAACTATTTTAAAAAAATAGTTTGTTCAAAAATTCAAAGAAATTATCTTCAGAAATGAGTGAGTGAAAATCAACTACTTACTAAATTTCATAAAATACTCAATCTTCAACATAATTAAAAGTATAAATTCTGAAGTAACTCCAATAATCAAACCTATATTTAAAAAATTTAAGAAATATGCGAAAACTGGAACAAAAACACTTATTCCAATAAGTGTATAAAATCTAAATGAAGCTCTTGCAGATTTAACCTTTCCATTATTTTTATAATAATCAAGAGAAAACCCTTGAACTCTTATAGGACTCTTATCAAAGTTCTTAATAATAGCATATCTTAAATAAACAATTAAAATCAAGAAAGATACATTAATTAACATTCCAATCCATAACAATTGCATCCAAACAAAATTAAAAATTCTTTTAGTAAAATTAATAACATTAACAACTCCATCATTATTATAAATCTTAGAACCAAAATTCAATACTCCATCCCATTTTCTCTCAGAAACACAATCCTGTAAAACTAAAGGCTTATCTGTAAAACTATTACAAATATTCACATCACTACACACTCTGAATTGAGAATCATTTGAATCACAAACACTCCAATCAGAACAAACCCAATTCTCAACACATTCTACTAAAACATTATAATTTGAATCATCCACAGTCACAGGAATATATTCTTGCTCATCAACAGGACTATCAGAACCACCTGAAGATGAACCTGAAGAACTATCTGAAGTATCCGAAACATCTTCAGAATCACCACCAGAACTACCAGAAACAATAACCTCATTAATAGCAAAAGCACTAAAACTACTCCTATTAAACTTAAACAAATTATTTACACTATCTTGCTGAGCAGATAAATTATTCCAAGTAGAATTACACGACGCATTAAAATAAACCCAATCTTCACAAACTTGAACATAAAGATTATCTTCATCACTATAAGAAAGACCATTATAAGAAATCTCAACTTGAGCATTAGAAAAAGAATAATTATCATTCTCAACTCCATAAACTACTAAAGAATCTGGATTTGTCAAAATCTTATCAAAACCAATACTCTGATTCAAATTCTCACTAATAACTACCGAGTCTAATTTAACAACTAAAGACTGCTCATAAGATTTAAACAAAATATCATAAGAGAAATTTGATAAAACTGTAGACATATTAGAACCAACTGAAATTGAAATCAAATCATCTTCATAGTAAATTTCAATACTTGTATTTGTATCAGTTATATTCTTATCAACAAGTTCAATCTCAAAACTAATAGGATCTTTAGCCTCAAAAGTAAAACCACCCAAAGATGCAATATTTGAAGAAGTATCATTAACAAAGAATTCTACACTAAAATTACCATTAATTAAAGGAACACTATATTGCTTTTCCTCACAAACATCAAAAACTTGAGATACAGATAAATTTGGCAGAGTAATATTTGTATAACACTTATCAATTTCAATAACATCAAAAGCATCCAAAAATAAAGAAACATTCTCACCAGTTGCAATTCCTTTAGGCTTAACATAAGCTGAATAAATAACAGGTGAAGTTACATCATATCTAACAGTATGAATAAATGTTGAATTTAAATACTCCTTTTTATAAGAAGAATTCTTCAAAGAAAAACCAGCAACATTAACTAAACTTGTAGCATGAGAAAAATTATCTAAAGTTACATTCTCTATCTCTTTAACATATCCTTCAATTGAGAAGGTAATAATATCACCAACATCCATATCTCCCAAATAAAAACTTAAATTCTCAGTATTACTATCATCTCTTAAAATAGTTGAATTAACAAACTGAATCTCTTTTGGTAAATAATCAATCAAACTAACATCATAAGCCTTAGAAGTATAATTTCCAATAACATCAAAATTTGAAACATTAATATCATATCTAATATAATCATAAACCTCGACAAAAGATTTATTTTGAGACATATGAACTTCCAAATTAGGACTATTCACAACAAATGACTCTAACTCAGAAAGATTAAATTTATCTAAAATAGAATTAGAATATTCGAAAACAAAAGTATTTGAAAATAAATCTCCCAAACTCAAATTAGTAACATTCTTCAAATATACAGATAAATTAAGATTTATAAGTGAAGAATAATTAATAAGCATCATACTATAATTCCAATAAAGTGTATCATTATCCAAACTAAATCCAACTCCTGAATAAGAACTATTAAAAGAATATAAACTTAGTTCAGAATTAAGTTTAGTTCTAATCAATGCATCCTTAACAGGAGCATTAGTAAAATTTAACAAAATACTATAATTCAATAATTCCCCAACAATAACATTACTAGGCAAAGATAAAACTAATAATTCAGGTTTAGAAACAGTATTAGAGTAATTAGCCAAAACTTGATACTCTATTGCAAGACTTTGATTAATAGATGAAAAATAAGTAAGATTTCCAAAATTATTAAAAATATCATCTGCAAAAATAAGTTCATCATTAAAATAATCATCAGTAACATTTAATGTTATATTCAAAATAATATTTTCTCCAGCTAAGATTTGACTCAAATTATAAATTAAAGTTTCATTATAAATTCCAGTAATTAATGAAGGGATAATCGATGAAGAAACAAATTCAAAACCCTCAGGAATAATATCTACTAATTCAACATGATAAGCAGTTGAATTTCCAAAATTAGTAATATTTAAGCTATAAATCAACAACTCATTAACAAAAATAAATGGATTAGAATCAATCGAAAATGAAATAAAAGGCTCAACAATATTTGAGAAGATACTATCATTTAAAGAATATACAGTATTAACAGAGGAAAGATATGAGAAATTAACTTTATTCTCCATTAAATCTCCAGCATTCAATGAAGCATTCACATACACAATCAAACTCAATCCATAAATGCCTTGAGATACATTCCCAAAATCAAAAAATAAATCATTACCTATTTGAGAAAAAGAAACACTAACATTGGAAGTAAAATTAAAAAAATTAGTTCCATTAGGAATAGTATTTTTAACTAAAGCACTCTTTACTGGAGCATTCGAAAAATTCAATACAATTTCATACCTTTGAGAATCACCAATACTCAATCCAGATAAATTTTGAGAAAGATACAACTCAGGAGAATTAATATCAAAAGATGACGAAGTGAAATTTTCAACATAAACTCTAGCACTTGAAATATTATAATTACTATATCCTTGAATTTGTGAATCCAAATAAAATAAATCATCTGAGAAAACTAAATCATTAGTTCTATAACTCTGATTAACATTAAAACTTACATTCACCTCTTTTGTCTCATTAATTGAAAAATTTCCTAAATCCAAAACGATATGAGTTAAATTTACTAAAAATGGTAATTTACTAGAAGAATTATAAACAAGACCATTCGTAATTGGAATTTCTAAGAAACTATCATATAACTCTGAATTATAATTATTACCTAATCTAGCATAATTAGTAAAATTTATTCTATAATCAATTAAATCTCCAATATCTTTTGAACCTGAAGACAAAAGTGTATTAGTTATTTTAATATTTGGTTCAACTACAAAAATTGAAGCAGAATCTTGTTTTAATATGCTAGAACCATAAGAATTATAATAAATCAAATCAGCAGAATTAACTGTCGAATTCGAGGATAAAAGTAAAGAAGAACTATTAATATATGCAGTAAAATTAATATAAATTACAGTCTTAGCTGACGATAAATTCCCAAAATTCCATGTAAGCAAATTACCAGTAATATTAAATGCAGAACTATTATAAGAATTAGTCTCATTAACAAAAACTAAATCTGTAGGTAATAAATCTTGAACTAAAACACTATTAGCAGGAGCTCCAGTAAAATTAACAATTAACTCATAAACAAAATTCTCGCCAAGCCTTACTGCATGAGTAGCTCCAATATCAATAGTTCCTTGAGTATCCTTAATAATTGCTCCATCCTTAATCAAACTAGTAGAATTAGTAGCATTAATATATTCTCTTGCTAAACTAGTATTACTCGTAGAATAATAACTAACATTAACCTTATTTGTCAAACTATCATTTGCTAAAATCAAAAATCCTGATCTATAATTATCAGTAATATTTACAGTAATATTAATTTGATAACTATCTAAAACATTTAAATCAGGTAAATTAAAACTAAGTGTCTCATTATAAACTCCAGACAAATTATCAGGCATAGGTGAAGAAGATATAAAATCAACTCCATTTGATAACTCATTTAAAACTAAAGGTAAATAAGCAGTCCCACTTCCAACATTACTAATATCAACAATATATGTCAATAAATCTCCAACCGAAACCGGAGAAAAACCATTATTAACAATTAATAAGTCCGGCTCTAAAACCTCAACAAAACTACTAGAACTAATTCTAAAAACACTCTCATTATTTGAACTATAATTCAAATAAACTATATTATTAAGCATCTCACCATTAGAAATACTATCATTTACAAAAACCAATAAATCTACAATATAAAAGCCTTCAGTTAAATTACCAAAATCAAATTTAAGACTATTTCCTGAACTATCAAAAACATTAGCATGAGATGAACTAGAATTAACAAACTCTAAACCAAAAGGTAAAATATTTTCCAAAACAACAGAATTTGAAGGAGCATAACTCAAATTAAAATTCAAACTATAATTAAAAAAATCCCCTACAGTAACATTCAATACAGATGAACTTGAATTAATCAAAGGACTCTTTACTATTATATCCAATGAACTTGAATTCAAATTATACACTCTAGCTAAACTCTCATTCAAGAAACTATAACCCTCAACAAGAATATTATTTGTAAATAAATCTTCTGCTAAAACCAAATCTGTACCAATATAAGTCGAATTCAATTCATAAGTTAAATTAATCTCTAAATTATTATCAACAGCTAAATCACCTAGATTCCAAATCAAATGAGTTGAATTCACAAAATCAGGCAATAAAGTAGATGAATTAAATAAAAAACCATTCGGAATCAAATCAATCAAAGTAATATTATATAATTCCGAATTATAAATATTACCAGAACGAGCAGGATTAGAGATATTCAAATTATAATTAATCAAATCACCAACCTCAATAATTGAATTTACAGTAACATTTCTTTTCTTAACAACTAAAATATCATCCAAAGCGCAGTCATTATAATAATTTTCATTTGTACCTACAGTAAATTTAAACTTCAAGGTAACTTCTTGACCTGAATAAGAACTAATATCAACCAATTCATCCTCATACCATAAATCACCTTGATCACCACTCAAATTCCAGACTAAATTATCAACTCCATTATTAACATACAACTCTAAAGTTCCACCACTACTTGAACCTGAAAAATACATATGATAATCAAAACGAATTTGAGCAATAACACTTTCAGTCAAATTAACTGCCTTCTCTAAAATAAATACATCACCATTAAGTACAGGATCCGAAGTCTCAGTATATATATAATTAGATCCATCACTTGCACTAGAAGGACCAGTTGTCGAAGATGGAGTTCCTGATGCATCAATTGTCCAATCCCTATCATCTAAAGCAGACTGACTCCATCCTCCTAAATCCACTTCAAAACTATCAGAATAATTAATATTTTCAAGATAAATATGATATTGTGGAGTACCAGAAATATTAATCAACATATTACTAATTACTGGATTTGGCTCAACAACATATACTGTTGCAGAATCTTGCCTTAGAATACTAGAACCATAAGAATTTGAATAAGTAAGATTCGCAGTATTAACAAAAGTATTACTTGAAAAATAACTAGAAGACTCATTAACAAAAACTGTCAAATTAATTGTAATTAAAGGATCACTTCCATTCAAATTTCCAAAATTCCAAGTAAGCAAACTACCATTAATATTCAATGCAGAACTGTTATAAGAATTAGTCTCATTAACAAACACTATTCCTGCAGGCAATAAATCTTCTACTAAAACAGTATTAGCGGGAGCTCCAGTAAAATTAACTAAAATATTATAATTAAAATTCTCCGAAACACGAATAGCAGAAGTAGAATTCAAATTAATAATTCCACTAGTATCCTTAGCAATCGCTCCATCCTTAATCAAACTAGTTGAATTAGTATAATTAAAATAACCTCTCGACAAATTAATATTACTTGTAGAAAAATAACTAACATTAACCTTGTTGGTAAAACTATCATTTGAAAGAACCCCTAATCCTGAATGATACTTATCTGTAATATTCACAGTAATATTAATCTGATAGATATCCAAAACATCTAAATCAGGTAAATTAAAACTTAAAGTCTCATTATAAACTCCAGATAAATTATCAGGAGAGAAAGGCAAAGAAGAAACAAACTCAACACCATCTTCCAACTCATTTAAAACCAAAGGAGAATAAGCAGTCCCATTACCAACATTACTAACATCAACAATATATGTTAATAAATCACCAACTGAAACTGGAGAAAAAGCATTATTAGTAATCAATAAATCTGGCTCTAAAACCGACACTAAATCTTGAGTATTAAGAAGATAAACATAAGCCGTAGAATTTTGATAATAAAATGAAAGATTATTTGTTAAAATATCACCATCATTGATAGAATTATTTGCAAAATAAGTTACATTCAAAAAATAAACTCCCAAACTAACATTAGAAAAATCAAACTCAACAACATCTCCCGTTTGATTAATAATAGAAGGAATACTCGAACTATAATTTACATACTCAGAACCAAAAGGTAAATAATTATACAATCTAACATTATTTGCTCCAGCATTAGAAAAATTCATTATAATCTGAGCTTCAAAATAATCTCCAATTGAGACAGTTGAAACATTATTATCTAATACAATTCCAGCATTCTTAACCATCACATTAGTCTGATTAAACAAATCATATTCTCTAGCAATAGTTGTATTTAAATTTGAATATGCAAATAGTTCAACCTCTGAAGCTAATAAATCTCTAATTAAAACATCTTCAAGACTAGGGTAAGTAACATTTACTCTTCCAACAATTCCAATACTCAAAGAAGAACTAAGATTAGTAAAATAAAAGGTAATATTAGACGAATTAACACTTGAAGGGGCTGGATTAGAAGAAATAAAATCTATACCTTCTGGAAGTAAATCTGATAATTGCAAATTATAAACCTCAGTTCCTAAATTAGTAATATTAATACTATAAAATATATCTTCGCCAACTGCTACTTCAGATACATTAGCAAAATAAGACATAGACAAGATTGGCTCAGTCACATTAATTTTATTAAACAAATAAGAATCAGTATGAAATCCTCCTAAAATATTTTCATAATCATAAATTAACATATTCTCATCAATCTGAGATAATAAATTTAAAGATAAATTATCTAGAAGATAACCTTTTATACTAAAAGCAAAAGTTGTATCAATAGATATATTACCTAAGTCCCAACTTATTTCATTCCCATTAATTGATGGAAAAACTGAAGCATTATTACTCGAATCAGCATAAATTAAATTATCTGGTAAAACATTTTTCAGAACTGAATTATAAGTTTCATATCCTAAAGTCAGATTAAAAAAGTATTCTACTTCATCACCAAAATTTAAAAAATACCTATCCTGAGTTCCAACAAATCCAACAATCGGATCACTGCCAGCTACAACCTCTGCCCCATCATCGATACCATCCAAATCAGTATCTATAATAAAAGGAGATGAATGATAAACAAACAACTCATCATAATCAGACAAATTATCAACATCAGTATCATTATTCAAAGGGTCTGTGAAAGTAGTAAATAATTCCTGATAATCTGAAATCAAATCATAATCACTATCAAAATAACTTGCATTTGTAAAATATGTAATAACCTCATTATAATCTGAGAGATTATCACTATCAGTATCATTCAAAAAAGGACTAGTAGAATAAATTATTAACTCACTATAATCAGACAAATTATCACTATCAGAATCATTATTCAAAGGATTAGTAAAATAGGTAAACATCTCATCATAATCAGACAAATTATCAACATCAGTATCGTTATTCAAAGGATTAGTAAAATAAGTAAATAACTCATCATAATCTGAAAGATTATCACTATCAGTATCAAAATAACTTGCATTCGTGAAATAAGTAATAACTTCATCATAATCTGAAAGATTATCACTATCAGTATCATTCAAAAAAGGACTAGTTAAATAAATTATCACTTCACTATAATCAGATAAACTATCATTCTCAGTATCAATCAAGAATGGATTAGTAGAATAAACAAACAACTCATCATAATCAGATAAATTATCACTATCAGTATCATTATTCAAAGGGTCTGTGAAAGTAGTAAATAATTCATGATAATCTGAAATCAAATCATAATCACTATCAAAATAACTTGCATTTGTAAAATATGTAATAACCTCATTATAATCAGACAAATTATCACTATCAGAATCAGAAGCATTTCCACTACTAAAATAAAGAGTCGCTTCATCAAAATCAGATAAATTATCGCTATCAGTATCATTCAAGAAAGGACTAGTGAAATAAACAATTAATTCATCATAATCAGATAAATTATCATAATCAGTATCAAAATAACTAACATTAGTCAAATAAACAAATAACTCATCATAATCAGACAAACTATCACTATCGGTATCAGAATCTGTAGCATTTGTAAAATAAGTAAACAATTCATGATAATCTGAAATCAAATCATAATCAGTATCAAAATAACTAGCATTAGTAAAATAAGTAATAACCTCATCATAATCAGACAAATTATCAACATCAGTATCATTAGTCAAAGGATTTGTGAAATAAACATTTATTTCTTCATCATTTGTAAGGGAATCCAAATCTAAATCTTCAAAAGGATCATCTATTCCATTTAGTGACTCATTTGAAATAGTTATAATTGAATCTGAATTATCTAAAGTAGGATTAAATCCTAACAAATACTCCCATAAATTAATTAAACCATCTGTATCTAAATCTAAACTCGCATCTAAAGCAGAAGTATTATCTAATCCATAAAGTATCTCCCATGAATCATCCATTGAATCATTATCAAAATCTATAGCATAAATGCTCGAAGAAAATAGTAAAAAAAATAGTAAAAATAACTTAGAAATAAAAACATTACGAAACTTCATCTTTAATATATAAAATAATTATTATATTAGTATATTAAATCTTTGTTACCCCTACCAATAAAGAGCTTAATAATTAATTAATTAATATTGAAAAATAACAATTATTTATTAATATATAAAATATCTTTATCACCATTATTATCTATTGTAGATACAATATTCTCTAAAACTTCATTTATCTTTCCTAAAGCAATATCAATATTTTCTTCCTTAGATATAATTGGCACAAATTTCTTTCTCATTTTTACAATATTAGGTCCAAAAACAAAATTAATTAATATTTTAGCATCACTTAAAAAATCCGAAACTGCTTTTGCTTTTTCAGGATCAGCATGACCTCTTTCATCAGGAGTTGAATTATTTATTTCTTTTAAAAAAATTATTTCGCCAGAATCTAAATTCAAAGTATAAAATAAATATTTCTTAGCAGAACCAAAATGTTCTCTTGAAAAATTAACACCATCATCACTAGCACATACAAGTTTTATTAATTTACCCATTTTAATAAATTAATTCTCAAGATATTTATAACATTTATGTTAAATAAGGATATATGAATAAATAAACAAAAGATTTTATAAATTGAAAATAATTACTACTATATAGTAAATGAAGACCAATCTTAAAACAATTGACTCAACTTTAAACTCAGATAAAGATATATTTATAACTTTAGATTCTTCAATGATATCATCATTAAACTTTATATCAATTTGGCAAAATTATTATGATAGAAACAACCAAGGAAATGAACAGGATACTCATTCAAGATTCATTGATTCAATACTAGATTCATTCTCATTAAAAGAATATATGCTCACAATTGAAAATCCTTCAATTCCTTCCTGGCTATATTACGAACCAGAGAATACCAAAATGTATCACTTTCAATTTCTAATAGAAGAATCGGAAGAACAATTTAAATTTGTATTAAGTGAGGGTTACAAAAATCAACCAAAACCACATCCCGAAAAACTAATTAAAGATACTCTTCGCGACTATATTGGACAATTTTTAAATTTCTTCAATGAAATAACTAAACCTAATGTATCTGAAAGAAAATTAGAACAATTACTTGAATTAGACTTTGAAACAAATATCAAAGAAGTGAAAAAAAGATTTATGAAATCAGGACTTCCACTATTACCAATATTTTCATATATTAATCGAAATCCTGAAAATACATTAATACTAAAAGATGCAAAAACCGTAGATGATGTACAATACGGATTTACAACATTAAAATATTAGTATTTTAACCCAAAAAAACAAATAAACCAACTTGAGTTAATCCAATAATTAATCCAATTAAGCCACCTAAATACTCAATATGTTTCAATTCTTTAGAAGCTATTTTGTAAATAATTGTCTCCATTTCATTAGTATCATAATTCTCAATTTTTTCTTTTACAATATTCTTAATATCTAAATTTTCAAATGCATGATCTGCAAGCTCTTTAGATAATTTCTCAATAATAGAATCTATCTCTTCATCAAGTATTTTATTAATAAGTGGCTCAGCTATAGACTTAAACATTAAAGGAATTTTTTGGACAATTCTATCTTTAACAATAGGTAAAACCCTATTCTTAATTTTCTCCTTATTCTTAGGATTTGAAAATATCTGTTCTATATCTTTATGATCTAATAAATATTCTTCAACAATCTCAGCAATTTTTACTGCTAGAACTTTCTTTCTTTTAGGAATAACACCTTGAATCCTAAAACCGAAAAAATTAATTCTTTTATTTGGTCTAAATAAAGATTTTATTGCAACGAAATTAGTTAGCCAACCAATTAATGCCGAAATCAGTGGAATTATAATTATTATCAATACTTTTGAAGTTTCCATAATAGAATAGAATGATATTCATTTAAAAAACTATTTTTAATTTTTTAATTTAAAATTGTACCGAACGAATCAAATCAAGTGACTGTATTTTTGTAAATTTAGAATAAAATAATTATTGGATTCTTTCAATATCTAAATTTAATGAATCAAATACCACCTCTAATGTTGATTTAAAATCATAAGGAACTAAATCTTCTTGTACAACTAATTCTTCACTCCAATCAATATCTTCCTTAAATTGATTAAATATTAAATAAATATTTGGTTCAAAATCATAATCACTGGGCATTATTTCTTCTTCAATAACTACTTCCTCACTCCAATCAATATCACTTTTTAATTGTGTAAAGATTAAAGAAACTCTTGGTTTGAAATTATATTCTTCAATGTCAAAATCTATTTCAAAAAAAT
This genomic interval carries:
- a CDS encoding DUF445 family protein codes for the protein METSKVLIIIIIPLISALIGWLTNFVAIKSLFRPNKRINFFGFRIQGVIPKRKKVLAVKIAEIVEEYLLDHKDIEQIFSNPKNKEKIKNRVLPIVKDRIVQKIPLMFKSIAEPLINKILDEEIDSIIEKLSKELADHAFENLDIKNIVKEKIENYDTNEMETIIYKIASKELKHIEYLGGLIGLIIGLTQVGLFVFLG